The DNA window CCGGTCCGGCGTGCCGTCGGCGATCTTCTTGCCGAAGTTCAGGACCACGACGCGTTTCGACACCGCGCGGACCAGCCGCATGTCGTGCTCGATGAGGACGACCGAGACGCCCAGGCCGTGGATGCGGTGCACCAGGTCGGTGAGCGCGGCCTTCTCGGCCGCGTTGAGGCCGGCGGCCGGCTCGTCGAGCAGGAGCAGCTTCGGCCGCATGGCCAGCGCCCGGGCGATCTCGACCAGCCGCTGGGCGCCGTAGGGCAGTTGCCCGACGGGGCCCGCCCGGTCGACGGCGCCGGGAACGTTCTCAGGCAGGCCCACGAAGTCCAGCCAGCGGTGCGCCTCGTCGGTGATCTCGCGCTCCGACCGCCGGTAGCGCGGGGTGCGCAGCAGCGCGTCGAAGACATGCTGCCCGCCCCGCAGGTGAAGACCCGCCCGTACGTTGTCCAGGACCGGCAGGCCGGGGAACAGCCGCAGGTTCTGGAAGGTGCGGCACACCCCGAGGGCGGCGATGGCCGAGGGCCTGGCCCCGGTCACGTCGTGCCCGGCGATCCGGATGCGTCCCCCGGTCGGCCGGTAGAAGCCGGTGACGGAGTTGAACAGTGACGTTTTGCCGGCGCCGTTGGGTCCGATCACGGAGACGATCTCGCCCGCACCGATCGTCAGGTCGACGCCGTCCACGGCCCGGACCCCGCCGAACGCGACCTCTGTCCGTTCGAGCGTGAGCAGTTCGGAAGTGGTCATGTGACCTTCTCCGTTCGTACGGATACGGGTTCCGGCACGGACCGCCGGGCCGTGCGGCCCGGTTCCCGCGACGGGCGCGGCCACAGGCCCACCGGCCGGAAGACCATGACCGCGATGAGCACCGCGCCGAAGGCGAAGTACCGGTTGTCCTCGATGCCGCGGAGCAGCTCGGGCACCAGGCTGATGCACACGGCTCCGACGACGACTCCCCGGGAGCTGCCCATGCCGCCGAGCACCACGGCCATCAGGACCAGCGCGGACTGGATGAAGCGGAAACTCTCCGGCGAGACGGCGGACATCTGCGCGGCGAAGAGCACCCCGGCCAGACCGCCCCACACCGCACCGGCGCTGTACGCCGCGAGCTTGACGCGGTACGTGTGGACGCCCATGGCTTCGGCGGCGTCCTCGTCCTCGCGGATGAAGCTCCACGCCCGGCCGAGCCGGGACCGGTCGAGCCGGCCGGCGAGCAGCACGGCGACCGCCACCAGGACCAGGACGGTGTAGTAGAGCCCCACCGGGTCGTCGAGGCCGAGGCCGAAGAAGGACAGGCCCGGAATCCCGTAGATGCCGGACGGTCCGCCGGTGATCTCCAGGTTGTTGGCCAGGATGCGGATGATCTCGCCGAAGCCCAGTGTCACGATGGCGAGGTAGTCGGTGCGCAGCCGCAGGGTGGGCAGGCCGATCAGGATGCCGGCGAGCAGGGTCACCGCGACGACCACCGGAACCGTCTGCACCAGTGAGAGCCCGTACTGGGTGGAAAGCACCCCGCTGGTGTAGGCGCCCACCGCGAAGAAGGCGGCGAAGCCGAGGTCGAGCAGCCCGCAGTAGCCGACCACGATGTTGAGACCGATGGCGAGCATCACGAAGATCGCGGCGCTCGTCATGACGTTGAGGGAGTAGGGCGTGGCGATGAGGAGCGGGGCGAGCGCGGCGGCCGCCAGGCCGAGCGGGCCCACCGCGCGGCTCTGCGCGAAGCGCCGTAGTGCGAGGTTCATACGCGTTCCTGCTCTCGGGCGCCGAGCAGGCCGGTGGGCCGGACGCTCAGCAGGAGGATGAGGAAGCCGAAGGCGAAGACGTCGCGCCATTCACCGCCGAGCCAGTACGAGCCGAAGGACTCGAGGAGGCCGAGGACCAGGCCGCCGAGCATCGTGCCCTTCAGGTTCCCGATCCCGCCGATGACGGCCGCGGTGAACGCCTTGAGGCCGATGATGAAGCCCATCAGGAAGTCGACCTTCCCGTAGAAGACGCCGACCATGACGCCCGCCGCCCCGGCGAGCGCCGAGCCGACGAAGAAGACCCTTGAGATGACCTTGTCGACGTCGATGCCCATCAGCCGGGCGGCCTTCTGGTCCAGGGCCACGGCCCGGATCG is part of the Streptomyces agglomeratus genome and encodes:
- a CDS encoding ABC transporter ATP-binding protein, giving the protein MTTSELLTLERTEVAFGGVRAVDGVDLTIGAGEIVSVIGPNGAGKTSLFNSVTGFYRPTGGRIRIAGHDVTGARPSAIAALGVCRTFQNLRLFPGLPVLDNVRAGLHLRGGQHVFDALLRTPRYRRSEREITDEAHRWLDFVGLPENVPGAVDRAGPVGQLPYGAQRLVEIARALAMRPKLLLLDEPAAGLNAAEKAALTDLVHRIHGLGVSVVLIEHDMRLVRAVSKRVVVLNFGKKIADGTPDRVWNDPAVVDAYLGADPDYESADAPSGEPEPEPEREESHV
- a CDS encoding branched-chain amino acid ABC transporter permease, coding for MNLALRRFAQSRAVGPLGLAAAALAPLLIATPYSLNVMTSAAIFVMLAIGLNIVVGYCGLLDLGFAAFFAVGAYTSGVLSTQYGLSLVQTVPVVVAVTLLAGILIGLPTLRLRTDYLAIVTLGFGEIIRILANNLEITGGPSGIYGIPGLSFFGLGLDDPVGLYYTVLVLVAVAVLLAGRLDRSRLGRAWSFIREDEDAAEAMGVHTYRVKLAAYSAGAVWGGLAGVLFAAQMSAVSPESFRFIQSALVLMAVVLGGMGSSRGVVVGAVCISLVPELLRGIEDNRYFAFGAVLIAVMVFRPVGLWPRPSREPGRTARRSVPEPVSVRTEKVT